Genomic segment of Dromiciops gliroides isolate mDroGli1 chromosome 3, mDroGli1.pri, whole genome shotgun sequence:
AtgtatagaaaatatttattttaatctctTAGGCAAAATTATACCCAAATCTATCCTTCAGTCTAGATAAATGAGATTTCATGTGAATCACTACATCTGTGAGGGACCTTGTGAGTGACATCATCTTTAAGAATTCATAAGTTTATAAATTTGGATACCTGTCTTCTGAAAGGAGAACATTTCTTTAATAGCATGCTTCTTAGAGAAAGAAGATTGCCTATCTGGATCATATAGCTGGAGGAGTTGTGAAGAAGACTCAAGACTTAGAAGCAAGGTAATGGGACCTTTTCAACTATCACTATCCTTATGAGGGATGTGAACAGTGCAGGTCTAGTGACAAGATGCATTCTTGTTCCCTAAAATATGAAAGTATTCTAAGTGGTGGAGAAAATAGGTTGTTTGAGTGCTTTATGCATTTtctacatatgtgtataggtTCTTATGCTTCTCCATATGAAAGCAATgagctaaaacaaacaaacaaaaaataagcccTTAGGATCATCCTCCCAAATTAGCCCCTGCCCATATGAATACAGAATCTGGGGCAAGTGATTGCTGTACaaagtttatttattaattatcattctagatttcaaaatacatttatatatggtACATAACACATACATGTTCagactttatttttaaacataagtgaattttttaaggcaatgaaTATCAAATATCATAATGCTTAGAGCAGTGGGAAAGGTGTAGTATTCAGTTGTTATAGCCAGATAATGGAAATATTTAGATTTTGGTAGACTCTGAGaaaacttattttctttaaagttGTGTAATGTAATTATTAAATGGCTTTAGaaaaaatttatatgtatataatacacatgcatatagatatacatatagatgtatactcaaataaatatattaaagttACATAGTTTCTTTAAATCCTCATGGGTTCACTGTTCTggtctgtgtattttattttatattgcaAGGTTATTAACCAAGGAACTAATGTAAAGCCACTAGATCTTAATTCTGATACATTTAGCATTCAGCACACTTCCAGCTACTGCATTTCTCAAAATTAATAGTTCATTGGGATTCTGTTACCTCTTCCTTATGATAACAATCATAATACAAAAGAGAGGGATATAAATCAGTTATACTCACATTTTTGGAAGGTAAAATAATTTCGTAacaattctataattttttaatCCTATTAAGTATTCTAGCAGTCTCAAGGTATTTCAcatactagatgatttctaaaaaataaaagaaggttattattattgttttaacaGGCCCTTCTCCCCAATAAATTGCTTCCAAAAATAACTGCCTTTATTTGATGTGTGAGAAATGGACTATTCAGCAGCCTACTTCaaaattctattaattttattttatattcttacaGAGAACAATATTCTGTGATCAATATTTGAAGTTCAgatcagatcattttacaaatattaatttgaaTAAACCTAAATATCTAAAATGGGAAGTCAATTTTCCTCAGAAGAtaaacattttgttgtttttgttcatctttctcctttcctcctcctcctcctcctcctcctcctcctcctcttcttcttcttcttcttcttcttcttcttcttcttcttcttcttcttcttcttcttcttcttcttcttcttcttcttcttcttcttcttcttcttcttcttcttcctacttcttcctacttcttcctcatctcttttttttcttccttttttcttccttcttaccaATTTggacaaataaaggaaaaacagtCTAAATgaataaaggatatgaataatagaaaaataattttaaaatttagcttCATTACCTTTAGTACATAAGGTAACTGAGGACATATGGTAAGTAGGAAATGGTTGTATTACAGGAAGTTCAGCTGGAATTGCTGTCATAAATAGATAAAGATTAATTATAATGAAGATATCATAGTCTATAATGTAAATTGGTACTTCATGGTTGCAaaattaggttttttttcttatatcagtTAATagtcaagcatttactaagtgcttttatTGTGAGCCAGATAATTATATTCTAAATATCACACACAAAACCTCATTTACATATTTGATTTTTAGTATTAATATCAAAACCCAGTGCATTATTAAGGAAGATATATGTTGATGTCACTGCTGTCATTTTTATAGAATATAGcctaaataaaatgcaaaaaacaaaaatctttattGATAGAAAGAACCTATAAGTATTCCTGTCAGTAGCTTGAAAAGTATTAACCAAAGCAAATAGCTTAAAACCCTATAATGCCTCCTTTTAGAAATCCATAGAAAAATTTGAGATGTCTTTACTCTTGTGCTATACTTGGCCTCCTGTCTTAGGTTAGAAAATGGACCTGGGTTCAGTGATTCACATGGTATAAGTAAAGCTGTTATAAACATGAAATTTATTATTATGTCATACAGCAAGCCAACCAAAAAAAGCATATACACAAAAACTATATGACAATACAGATAGACAGATGTTCCGCAGATGTAAAGAAATTCAGCTAGCTAAAGCAAAACCTGTGTAGTAGCAAAGATGTCAGTGGGAATACATACTCAGAGTATGATCTGAACATGGGagttctctatttaaaaaatggGTGTGATAGAGAACAAATAATGCCCCACTTTGGGAGTATTCCTAATCAGACCCAGATGTAATATAGAAATTATCCAAGTAACTTATTCATATAAGTCTCAGGTGGGGCAGtatttccttatttggaaaaaaaaattaatgaagattGGAGTTCGCAATAGGGGACACCAGGTCTGGTTGTGTCTCTCCTGGATTTAGTCAGCCAGGAATCCCATACAACCAGGAACTACAGTCTTTTATCTGCTTGATACAGGGCCAGAATGGGTCAGGACAGTGGAAAAGCACAAACTTTGTTTATATCATTGTTTATATGTATTAAGGACATTAAGAACATTCAACCTAAGTGACTCCTTATTGGTTtcctattattataattacatcAAACAATAGATTTCAAAAATGATGATTATTGCactatcttaattttttaaaaaggttgatAAAATCCATATTGCCCAGCCTatgacttgcttttttttttctttttggtgaagcaattgacgttgtgatttgctcagggtcacacagctagtaagtgctaagtttctgaggcccaatttgaactcaggtcctcctgattccagggctggtgctctatccactgcgccacctagctgcctctatgacTTGCTTTTAAGATATATGTTCTAGAAAAGAACTACATATGGATAATTTTCTAATCCCATAATTGAATTGGAGaagatattatattattttaattatggtTAGGAAATTATACAGTGCTTTCAATGATCTCAAACTACATAGTGTTATAACGGCCATCTTTTATGCATCACTACTGTCCTGTTAATGGTACATGGTTGCTAATTGTGGGATATAAGAATTCTTAAAGAACTGAGATTATATGATGGtgaaaaatgtgaatttaattaaattatatatacatacatatatgttatttatatactACCAAATAACTTAATCTATTCCAGATTTGGAGAAGCACATTAAATATCGCCTATCTATATTTATAGAATTTAATGAAGAAATAAGGACTTGTAATTATCATATCAatgatttataatataaatatatagttttaGTATCCCAAAAGTgtttttgataatttaaaaacCTTATGAAAACCTTGTATATTTACATAAACTTCTTAGCAGGGACATAAGGCTCAGTGTCACattcaaatacacatacacatagagagTCTTGGGTATGGCTTACTAAAAGAAACTCTTTTCCCAAAAGAAACTTAAGCATATAAAACCTCATCAACAATAGAATGGCCACTTGGTTCTCTCTTTAATTAGGAAATAAtgcaaaatgcaaaatatatccTTTGTCTTCTTAGGCCTCCTCTGTGGTATTTCTATAGTGATAGTAGCAACACGACTAGAAAAGGGACAGAAACACAGTTTTTAAtccaaatatgtattttattcttctaTTTGGTTCCTAAATATAAAATCTTGGTCCAATGTCCAGCTAGTGAATATACTGCTGGGGCAGCTGATTTGTGTTGGTCTTGATGTTATCActaatgctttatccagtgtgaTTACACTTTTAaattaagtatttcttttttaaaagttgatccaaggggcagctaggtgacgcagtggataaagcacccatcctggattcaggaggacgtgagttcaaatccagtctcagacacttgacacttactagctgtgttaccctgggaaagtcacttaaccccaattgccctgcctaaaaaaacccaaaaagttgaTCCAACTGTTAGGGATCTAATGAGGATGGAGTGCAGGggattcctcctccccccactatACTCGGGAATATGCTATTAGTAGAGGTTAGAGCAATTTGTAGAGAGCCTTGATAACCTCAACCCAGAAACCTGGGGTGGAGAGAGGAGTAAAATGTAACATGCAACTATGAAATTAGATAGTTGGGTCAATGTTTTCCatggaaatttcttttattttaaatacatgatCTTGTGAAATGTAACATGCAACTATGAAATTAGATAGTTGGGTCAATGTTTTCCatggaaatttcttttattttaaatacatgatCTTGTGACCCAATCATATCTAACCTGGAGCTATCAAATCCAGTTTCATAGAAGTAatcccccccaaatatatatatatatatatatatatatatatatatatatatatatatatatatatatatatatatatatatatatatatatatatatatatatgtatgtatgtatatatctatatctatatatctatacatatatatctttcaTATATTTGATGTTCATTAAATGTGTATGTTGATTCTCAGTGTCTTCCTCTTCTTCcgtcttcatctttaaaattatttgattctatgatattttaaatcctgtcactttccttcttttccatatgtgtgtgtgcaggtgcatgtgtgtgtatctatatctatatctatatctatatctatatctatatctatatctatatctatatctatatcatctatatctatatatcactttatctctctctaCCTTTTAGCCTATTCTTTAATccccaacattttaaaaaatctagtttAATCCTAGTCCCCAAACCTACTAAGTATCATGGAAAAATTAGCAGTCTCAAGTTTTGTGTATAGTGCTTGGCCCCATAGTAGGTCCTTTAATGTTAGTTAATTAACtgccaaaaaatgaaagaaaaaaaaaagagattaggaAATGCCACTGGAAATACTCTTCTATTAAAATGtatctttttaaatttgaatAATTACTTCATCATTAATCTATCTTagaattctttttcatattttagttTTTCTTATAGTCAAACTAccaacacatatatatgtgtaaaatcaaATATCAATATTACTTAAAATGActtatcaaagaaaaggaaagtaggGATCCCATATTCTGCCACTGATTTTACTTGACCTCAGTCTGATTAACTCATATTATTAAATCACATTTTCTGTATGTACATCATGTAATTACTGTAATACATTTATTAATATGAAGACTGCCTAACAAATTTATGAGAAATATGCAAGTCAGAGGACATCCCCCTTAGTAGTTGACtttaatttggaaattaaaataggaagaacataaatagaaacaaataaatatgggAGTCACAATGCTACATGCAAATGTGgcagtttaattattttttcaaatttattgtgaTATTTGAGAAGTTACCATCATCAAAATGGTTTTCATTGTAGTTTTAAATTTGAAGGCAATTATTCTCTAACTTCTTAGTTATATTTACCCCACTATAATCCTTAAACATGCtgatacaaacagaaaatattaTAATGCTGTGTTTGTTTTTCATGTTGTTAGTCCAAATGaataatcattattttaaaaataagtaatattGATAACTTTTTTGAACTTTTAATTTGATTTCTCTTAAATGTGTTAGTATTAAGAAGAACATCATTTAAGTGGCTTTCCTGGAGCTTTTTTTTAGCCCCTAAGAATTGAGTGTAACagataaacaattaaaaaatttccCTCTTCCAATAACAATGTAGCACAATTGATTAAAACGGTGCTAATGATCTCAGGTTCCAAAATAAGTACAGTTTCTCAGGTCAGATGAGATAGTTAGTTATCTTTCAAACACCTTAAATGTATAATATTGACCCCTAGGGGAACTAGCTGAGATAGGTAGGATGTGGCAGTTTCAATCCATCACCATTGCCATACATCAAAGGAGGTTAGGAGCATTAAAGGTAGgctatatttcttcattttgattttgaagtttttttccccctaatcaacattttaagaatatataattttattgctgTTACTGCTATCAACATAGATTTCAATTACAACATGACAGGATAATTCAATGGATTGATGTGGCAGAATCAATCAGtagatcagtcaatcaataatgtTGTCACATAGACAACCCCATGATGATAAGGATATCTGTAATCACCTAGGCCAGTCCTCAGTCAATAGATACATAGTTTATTCCAGGGTCTGTACTTGTGTTCTTGCATGTTTGATAAGAGTTTATGCTGACTTCTGCCTGGAGTACCATGGCTACTGCAACTTCCAATAGACTCTGGGCTCCAACATCTATTCCAGGTAGAACTGGGTGGATGAAGGCTTCTCTATTCTGTATCAGATTTGCCCTGGAGAAAATCCCTGCATctgaattaccaaaaaaaaaaagtatggaaaaGAAAGTTACCCTCTGGTGCCCTTGTGTTGGCATGCCTTTATTTTTgcaagtcaatgagggttaagtgacttgcccagggtcacacagctagtaagtgtcaagcatctgaggctggatttgaactcaggtcctcctgaatccagagccagtgctttatccactgagctacctagtttCCCCctcctttaaaattttgaaaaaagaatcacATCATTACTGTGATTCGAACTCAGAACTggctttaaattttctttttaatacataGCACTCAGGGAGTAGAATAAGTTAGTGCATTACTTCATTTGTATACTTCTAGTCAATTTAAATAAAACTAGCCTTTTCTATATTAAATTGATTGCAGCATACATAGGATGTTTCAAAAGTTTTAGAGATAGCCTATTTTTTGTATTATAGAATAAGCAATCTTATATTGTTATTTCATTGTTATATTTAGTAGTTAAATATATGTAATTAAAATCCTCCATGAAAATAAACATGtagtaaatatataatatttttattttctaaatcagtaaaaaaatattttaaaatatctgagaAATTTTGGCAAAAATCACCCACTTAGCTGTCCTGTAGATAGTTATCAGATTTATTTTATGTTGCCTTCTCAAAATTGTTAAAGGAATTTTCAACAATAACTATTGTTTCTTCCCCATAATTTAGTCATGCATTGTGTGATTTATAACCTCCTAGACTGAAATTTCCATCCCCCCTCCAAAGATTCATTAATTGGTGGTACTGAAGTTCTAATCAGATGCTGTTTGAGGTTTTAGAGGTGACCATGGGTGAAAGCTAccaacaatgattttttaaaagtcattaagTAATTacaaaatgcctggcacagtgcACTAGGTTTTGGAATCAGAGTACTAATTCCAAGTACTGTATAGTCTTAGTAATGTACTCTAGGGTCATATGTGAGGACCCACCTAAATAATTATGGGGATAGTCCTCACAAGAAGGCTGAGAATCAGAAGTGGAATGTTATTGTATTCTTTAAAGTAACAGCAGTTCAAAAGTACTGATTTTCAGAGGGGTTAAAATCAGCATTCATTAAAGGAGTATCCACACATATTaagtcattttaaatggaaagCAAATCTGCATGCTATGCCTTTAATTTTAAAGATATGttactctctgtgtatatatacaaatgtatacatatacatatatgtgaatatgtgtatgtgtttatatatttcatatttgaaattaaaatgccCTTCTCAACACAACAAACTTGCCCAATCATTAGAAATAAAAGAGTTATGAACTTTTAGGAAGTGCATTGACCTTTTAAGGCTGCCATTTTATAAGTTTTAGCAGTGAAGGGAAATGGGACATGAAACTAGTATTTATTACTTAGAACACTGTGTTCTAAGCACCGTATTATGCATTTTCCAAATgctatcttatttgaccctcacaacaatgctttgtaaggtaggtgatattattgtcccaatttacagttcaggaaaatgaggaagacaacTTATGTGGCTTTTCTGATAATAAGTTTCTGAAagcatttttaaactttgttcttcttgactccagacctaaccctctatccactctgtcaacTAGCTGCCTCTTCAATGAATAGAAACTTTATAAATGGATACCAAGTGGTTAGATTAGGGAAAGACAGGTTTACTTGGTTGCCACCATACAGTAATAAAATCCTAGttctagagttagaaggggcATTAGAGGTCACTTACTAAAAAGGGAAGTATCTGTATTCAATGGACTCGAGTTCATATTCTATCTCTTAtacaaattgcttaacctttctCATCTTTGTTGTCCTGATtattaaaatgatggggttgaattagatggcctctgagtccATTTGGAATTCTAGAAGAATAAATTTTATCTTTGGTCAAACAGTATAAAGtagtagagtcaggattcaaactcaggtcttctgagtaCATATCGGTAACTTTTTCTGCCATAATATACCAGTAGGATTGGTCCTACCAAAGAAGAATCAATAACAATATAATAGGTGGAACaatgatattttctattttattttacttgattaaaaactaataaataaCTAACTACCTTTCTTTGAGAAATTGTACCACTCTATCATATTTTCTGAATAGTTGATAatcttggggtttttgttttggtttgctttatttcttttgcttaaaGTATCTACatgatggaaactaatgactaaCAATAAAGTTCAAAAGTTTTCATCAGAATGGCATTGCTGTCTTTCCTCTGGGCTGCTATTTagatacagattttttttatgtttaattaATGTTTCTGCAATGATTGAAGTAGAAAGCCTACAAAGggtacataatcttttttttcccattggaggtttttatttgtatatatgttttacaCCCTTAGAAAAAGAATCCCAGGATTTTTCCTCCTGCGTGTGTGTTCATCTTGATCCCTCATGGTCCATGATGCCAGCTGAGGTTGTAAGCACAATGAACCCAAACTGATGGGATGGTAGCAGATTATTCTGCCACTTTTCCAGATCTTTCAATTGAACATCAAATCTGGGACTGATTACACCACACTTTTTTAATCTGCCTGTGAGTTTCACAACAATTTTTCCAGTTCTGTGATCACCGATGATCACAAATTCACCTATGTGACCTTGCTTCATCATGAGAGTTAAGAACCTGATGATTACTTCAGAACATGGCCTAATGAAAACCTGGCATATTCCTT
This window contains:
- the LOC122747237 gene encoding 40S ribosomal protein S15a-like encodes the protein MVRMNVPVDALKSINNAEKQGICQVFIRPCSEVIIRFLTLMMKQGHIGEFVIIGDHRTGKIVVKLTGRLKKCGVISPRFDVQLKDLEKWQNNLLPSHQFGFIVLTTSAGIMDHEGSR